GTGCGTGTGTTTCCTTACAGCATCATCCCATCTCGCATAGTGCCTCATCTCATAAGTACCTATTAGCTACCTCATAGTCGACAAGGTTATTTATATGTGTATATGCGACAACTCCTATCCGAGAAAGCTGGCCTTTTCATACCTTGATGAGCTGTCAAAAGAATTCCAGCGCAGCTATGGGGATAAGATCGACGGGGCAACTAGACCGTATGCGTTTATGGGCTTCGGTGGGTTTCTCATCCAAATAATCTCACATGACCTAACCAACACCTTTTTTGTAGATACATTCATTGGCAAGACAACCAGGCTGTACCGCGATTCACGCTCCCTTACTCAAGGGGGAGGCCCTGCCGCACCTAATTCGCGACTTGACCAACTCAATGAAAACCTCAAGGATGTGACTCAAATCATGACTAAGAATATGGAGGATTTgctttggagaggagacAGCCTTGATCGTGAGTCATTCTTGCCATACCGGGCCATATTTATTCCTAACAGCTGTATGCAGGGATGTCACAgctctccacctccctgCGATCAGAGTCAGCCAAGTACCGCAAAGCGGCCCGAAACATTAATCTTGAAGCACTCATTCGTAAATGGGCGCCAATAGGGGGAATTGcctttttcatcatcttgttCATATGGTGGCGGTTCTTCTGATCATTCCTGGCGAATTATAACAATCAAAGCAATACGATGCGAGCAGGGAGGCTACTTACAACATTCCATGTAATACATAGACCAATGACATATCGTGACTTCGCCTCCTCTTACAACACGGGTAATTTCATGAATATTCGATCATTGCTCGGTAAGGaatctcctcaacctttcTTTGTATTTCAAAATCATCCACCGCGCCCGGCCCCAGCCTCCATTCAACACCATAATAACTATGAGCGTGACCATCATTCCTATTCCAACATCCATCAGGGCACGTCTCAACGTTTTCACTAGAAACCATAAAACCCTCATTGAAATAGATTTCTTTTTTGCGTTAACCTTGGTAACCGTTGTCACCCCTGTTCTACCCCACATTTCCTTGGCTTGATCATTCTCACAGTTATCAAGCTCCTCGCTCTCATGTCCCTCCCAAGAAAACCagctctttctcctttcatCCCTCCTCAAAATGAGGGCTTGAGTTCTCTCCAAAGTGGAGAGCCTCTCATGCAGCGCTGTCAACGAAGTCTGGATTTGCTGCAAAGTATACGGAATGTTGGTTGCTTGAGAGTTGGAGAAAGTAGAAGTCGATCCCGGGCGACGAGAATACATAGGTGTTGGTTGATTGAGACCCAGAAAAGGAGAGCTTATGGTTTCCGGGGTGCCTAAGAAATCTCTGCTGCCCACAGTTGGATGGGGCAAGGGACTTGCTAATCGAGCCGAGGCTTGGGAATCGCGTCGTTGTCGCCTTGGGGAGTGAACCGAACCGGATTTACCGGATACGGCCTCTCTCTCTATACCTGTAATCCTATCTAGCGGCATTGCAGCATGTATCTGGCTTTCACTCGTTAGATTCTGTGCGCTTGATGGCCTTTGATCCCTCATGTTCCCATCTCTACCTGTTCTACCGACGGCATCAAGTACTTCATTCCTCTGTTCTTGCATAGAAGACAATGAAGGCGGATTGCGTGAATGGTGAGATGAGGGAGGTATAAAATTGGGCGCATCGTCTGGCGGCGGTAGTGATGGGGTTAAAGGAGATATGTCGTGTGGGGGAACAATTGGCGAGTTACTGGACTGAGGAAGTAGGGCGGGAGAAGCCTGAGAGGAGTGATATGAGGAGGCAGATGATGCGGGTGACGCAGGGCATGATGGAATATGCAGAGCTGCTGGCACCATCATGTCTGAGCATATTTGCCAGCATTCACCTGTGGGAAAACAACTCACGGTATTCATACCCGCTCTCGTGCTCCAGGATCTGCAAGTATCTTTGAACATCTTTAGCATCGGCACATTTCCTTAAAATCTACTTGGATCAGTGATGCTCGTTTGGCGAGAGCAAGCATTACCAACTTTGACAAGGGCACTGACATAAAGCCTTTTTGCCTGAGGCTTATCGATCCCCTTCTGCCTGTTCCATGCATCCCATTTTGCTTTGCCTAAAAGATCAAGCATACCAGGGCGGGGGACTGCAACATCACCTTCGATAGCTGGCACGTGTACTATGAGTCAGCATACACATAGAGAGGTTCAAGAGAAGTATGTTCAGCGCACCTTGCTTGTAAAGTGAGTATAGCCATAGCTTGTCTTCGTAGGTTGTCTGTATGGTGCCACCCTTCGGGAGACTATAAAGATATGTTAGGCTGACAGCATAAGATCAAGCAGCGTTTTCAAAACACGGACCTCTGTACTATGTCCACAGCGCGATTGAACTGCCTGCAAGCCATGATATCATGGATATCTTAGTTGATGTGTCTGATAAGGAGGAAAACAAGGATTGCGGCTTACGCGTCGAGGCCTGCAGTGGCGCTATCCATGGTCTGCCTGGTCGACTGGCTTTAGATTATAGGACACTAAGTTTATCAGAGGAATGATATATTTGCAGGGTTGTATCAGGCATGCAGTGCTATAGCAGGTTGTAAGTCCTATACGACGACAGAAGATGTCATACGAGAACATCATCCTGAGCCGCGCCGGCCGCCGGCCTGTAAAGCAAATGAGATCGCATACATGGTCATTATGTGGTGCAACACACTTCTACTTTGTATGGCTTCCACTTGACTATTTGTGAATACAACAACGTCAAATAGTCCAGACTAAAAGCGCCACTTATTAAACCCAACGTACAAATAGGACTTACGCCTCACGACTGCAGTAATCAAGGAGTACGATACATCACTTCTCGCCTAGATCACTTCCTACAGAAAGCCGCATCTAGTGTCTTTGGCTTTCTCTGTCCAAAACATCGTACACCGACATGTCCGTGCAGTCCCTAATAATATGATTACCCCGGAAGATAACATCTCCACTGAATTGGAGTTGATCTCTGCTTCACTTCTTCCTGCTGAATCATTGCATTGTCTATCGGCTACTGGTCTATATCCACAGGAGTTTGATATAACCAACTCGGATAGTGGTCGATCCATGCATGTTGAGATACATGAAGATTATCCAAAAAAGGGAAGTGTTAAAGTGGAAATGAAAGGAAACAGTATGGGGAGAGACGAGGCGCTAGGGTTGAAAAAGTGGGTCGATGAAAAGATGCTTGATTGGGACGATGCTCAGGAGTAAGTGTTTTCGTTCCTATGCCCTCTGAATAGCAGGAACAAATTATTCATTCTGGCTGGCTTCAGGTATCCGCTTTATCAAATCCTTACAACCCAATTTCTTTCATTGCTCACTCCCTCGGCAATGTCGCCTTCTCTCTCACCTTCCACCCCTTCCGAAACAATTACGTCCTCCATTCCTTATCATGCCTTATTAGTTTCGCACCACTTGCTTTCCACCACCAAGCGCAAAAATAtcgtctctctttcctcgacATTGTCACTCATTGGCTTCTCCAAAATTGGGCACCCAGGCGTCATGTATGCTATAGGGGATGAGGCTGATCTGATGGAATGGATACGAGAAATCAAATCATGGAATTGGCTCGCATTGCGGGTGAAGATGGGCCCCGAGCCCATTccggaggagaaagagcaagaggcggagaggagaggaagagaagagggcgcacgtggaggaaggggtcGGGGTGAGTgggtggaagtggaaaaGGTAGGGGATGCGCTGAGCTGGCTGCGAGAGAGGGGCGGGGAAAAGAGGGCGAGGATATTGACTGACGTCGGCGTCGGTGGCGGAACTCGGCCAAAGGAGGGTACATAGCTGACTGGACCGAATGCAAgtaggaaggaaagaaacaaggcaggaaggaaggaagcagCTAACGCACAGACCCCTCGAGCGATCTTGTCGTTGTCCTCCCATccatttctctttctcccactttcttcttctccaggtCTCACTTGCTTTCTAATCATTCGCACTTTCGCACTTTTACTTACGATGCCCTCTACTGATATTCAGCTGACGCCTCCGGAAATACGACAGAGCATCTACCACAGAGCCATCATAGATCTTCGCCACACCGTCGGCGTAGAATATGTGGCTTGGATGGAAGATACCGCAGCTCGGGTGCGTCTCGTTATCTCCACTTCCTGGCTCAACTTGTTTTTCAGGTGTTTGATCAATTCGCTCTCTTAGATACGACAATCTTCCCTGAGACCTTTGGTCCCCGCGATGAAGACCCTTTCATTCGTTTTGGGGAATGGCTTAATGCTTCTTCACAGAACAAGTACCATGTCCACGATCATTTTGAGACTCGTAAACAGTCTTTGGAAGCAGAtaagaggatgaaagacCGCTTGCGGCAGGAAGTAGTTAGTAGGCATAAAGAAGCCAGAGCCAAGGGGCCAGCAGAAAGGATGACATTACGCGCAGTAGGTAAGAGTTTATTTTTGTTCTACTTTCAAATCATTGATTCAATGCAGACcagccatttccttcttatCTTCATTCCCAGGATGTACTTATGACTGCCACGGCAATGCGCGAGACACCTTCTTTCGATCAAGGAGGCAATGTCGGTCCTAAAGAATATGCTGATCtcggtgaagaaggtgctTTTCGTTTCCTAGTCAACCTTAAAAACCCAATGCcaaaagagaggaagatagaGGAAGCAGACGCTTTGTACGTTACAGCGCATCTGTCGACTTAGCTGATAACCGTTAGACATTTGCACCTAAACTTTGCAAAAAAAGATTTGAAAAAAGCCGCTGATATGGTGAGGACATTGGAGTACAAGCTGCAAAATCCCTTGAGAGGTGCCGATGGAACATCACTTCAAAGTGCTATATGGGATAAATGGGAAAAGGATACCAAAGCGAAGTTCCAGGTAAGGGAGGACGTAATAATGAGTCAAGCTCATGTGCTACCAGCATTTGCCTGAacctctttctcccaaGCTTTTTCCACGTTGTCTCACCAACCCAGGTCCTAACCAGCTGCACACATTTAAAGACATCGAGCAACTGGTAGCACCAACGGACGCCAGTGGCCTCAAACTTCCCATACCTACAGGTGCCATCACCCAAGGCTCGAATCGAGGGTGGGCCATGGAAGACAGTAACGATTTTGTGGAAGAGGCATTAAGCTTGAAAAACCTGGACGACTTCGGTTGGTATTTAACGCGTGTTCTGCTAGTCTTGGGCTCATTTGTTGTAAAAAGATGGTGTCCCTTTCCCACCTCTGACACCTAACAGTGTCAATAAGTATTCTCGTATACGAGCTTCTGTATCGCAGAGATATAATCAGTTACCAATGTCACCTCCTGCAACGGTCGAGCGAAAATCAAAAATGCCTTGGGACCAAGATCCTCGTTTGGGTAAGTCTAACCTTCAGATAAATTCTAATGTCCTCTCCAGAGCTGCCTTTCATGCCTGCTAGGGTAAATTCTCCCTACATGAACTCGGGTAGTATCAATGATCTTTTCACACCGGTGGAGAATCCGTCCCCGCCAACACAAGTCCGCTCTTTCGAAGTTAGATCAGAGGCTGCTGTCCAAAGCTGCTCATTCAAagacgacgatgaagatgtggatAGACCCTTTGAGGCTCGTATCTTCTATGATTTACTTGCGAATGAGGATACACAAGTTCGCATGAATGGAAACGGTAGCCACGGaaaagctgaagaagaagctctgGCTTATGCCATGGAAGAGCAGCTGGACACTTCTAAAACCAGTCACATGCGAGGTGAGCTAAGCTTGACTGGGCTTCAGCTGACTGGCAAATAGTATTAAATATAAAGTATGAAGCTTACGGTGACCCTTCGAATGACTTGCCGAAGTCCTTTTGTGAGCTACTGGAAAGCTCACGAAACAAGGGACTGGAGGCGGACAAACAGATGTTCATAAAGTACCCTGGGTTAAACACGGCTTTGGCTAGCGAGGTAAATCAAATCACCTCAGTCTGCAACCCGTGTTGCTAACCCAAACACCCCCCACATTAGCTCCATTGGAGCCCCTTTTCAACGACTAATGACGCTGCGCTCATTGAAAATGGAGCAAAAGTCCCTCCTATGGGAAATGATTTACCTCAAAGCTTAACCTTTCCACCTGCTGATTTGCTTCCCCAGACCATACCTCACCCAAGCGAAACGAGTCTGCGAAAATTGGTTGAACGTTCACCCAAGAGTATGACGCCGGCAAGGCCAAGATGGTTGACCATTCAAGATGTGGACAAATTACAGGAGCCTGCCGGGGATGTCAAATCAGGCGAGTCGCTCCTGGCGCCCTCACTGGCACTTACCTCAACTCCacggaaaaaaaggaaggaagttCCACAAAGGGATCCCgatgaagtggatgaaTTGTTTGAAGATGGCTCGAATTTACCACAAAAGCCAACAGCTGCTAATGATAGCCCGGAAAAAGCAATGAGGGTGAATTTGCGCAAGAAaacaaagatgaaggatgtcCTTCAGTCTAATAATCAGGAGGCAACGTTGAATGATATCATTGATATCATAACTTCAAGGGGGGGAACTCGTGGCCAAGCAGTGATCAGAAACATTCAAGGGACATCTTCGACACTGCTCGACGCGATACCCCGAGACGACAAGTACGACCTGTCGACTATCAAAGGCTTTTTGCATCTTCAAAAACTAGATCATCTACTCACAGAGGAGCAAGAACCCACCTATAAATTCCCTTCAAACCAGAGCCTCTCACCGATAttcgaggaaaaggagcCGATGGATTGGAGATTAGATCCTCTCTTAACCAATCCTGAATGGTTTATCCAGACAAGCGCAGCGCAAACACAATCATTCGAGACGCCCATGCCCATAATGGCGGCTGTGAGCCTTTTCCAAAACCGACCCCTCATCCGAATGCTTGAATCCAGAGGTTTTTGCTTGCTTGACAGTTTTCCGTCATTACAAGGAGCTGACCTTGTGATATCTCCTACCATTGCTCTTGTTTTCAGACCTCTATCTTCATTACCTGATATTCATGTCGGACTCCTCGAAGAGCTCAAACTTGTGGCCACATATTACCAGCGGGTAATTTTGGTGTTTGAAACAATCTCGTATGCTGCCTCAGAACGATACGCAGTAGCAAGTAACAATTTTAACCCACTCGGGACAGCCGTAATTCATGCCTTGGGATCTCTCAGCAGGGGTAAAAAGGCTGCCTGGAGTATGAACGATATCATCGGTGAGCTGGATATTGTGTTTGCGTACAAAGGGGCAGGAGAGATAGCCGATAGTGTGTCAAAAGTTTTgcgagaagacgaggaacGGCTCAGAGAGAAtatgggagaagagggttATTTGCAATATAAAGGACGGGAATGGATTGGCCACGAGCCTATCGTAAGTGAAGAGCCGACACTGTGTTTTGCATTTTGACTGAACGAAATATAG
The genomic region above belongs to Cryptococcus neoformans var. neoformans JEC21 chromosome 4 sequence and contains:
- a CDS encoding expressed protein codes for the protein MPSTDIQLTPPEIRQSIYHRAIIDLRHTVGVEYVAWMEDTAARVFDQFALLDTTIFPETFGPRDEDPFIRFGEWLNASSQNKYHVHDHFETRKQSLEADKRMKDRLRQEVVSRHKEARAKGPAERMTLRAVDQPFPSYLHSQDVLMTATAMRETPSFDQGGNVGPKEYADLGEEGAFRFLVNLKNPMPKERKIEEADALHLHLNFAKKDLKKAADMVRTLEYKLQNPLRGADGTSLQSAIWDKWEKDTKAKFQHLPEPLSPKLFPRCLTNPGPNQLHTFKDIEQLVAPTDASGLKLPIPTGAITQGSNRGWAMEDSNDFVEEALSLKNLDDFDGVPFPPLTPNSVNKYSRIRASVSQRYNQLPMSPPATVERKSKMPWDQDPRLELPFMPARVNSPYMNSGSINDLFTPVENPSPPTQVRSFEVRSEAAVQSCSFKDDDEDVDRPFEARIFYDLLANEDTQVRMNGNGSHGKAEEEALAYAMEEQLDTSKTSHMRVLNIKYEAYGDPSNDLPKSFCELLESSRNKGLEADKQMFIKYPGLNTALASELHWSPFSTTNDAALIENGAKVPPMGNDLPQSLTFPPADLLPQTIPHPSETSLRKLVERSPKSMTPARPRWLTIQDVDKLQEPAGDVKSGESLLAPSLALTSTPRKKRKEVPQRDPDEVDELFEDGSNLPQKPTAANDSPEKAMRVNLRKKTKMKDVLQSNNQEATLNDIIDIITSRGGTRGQAVIRNIQGTSSTLLDAIPRDDKYDLSTIKGFLHLQKLDHLLTEEQEPTYKFPSNQSLSPIFEEKEPMDWRLDPLLTNPEWFIQTSAAQTQSFETPMPIMAAVSLFQNRPLIRMLESRGFCLLDSFPSLQGADLVISPTIALVFRPLSSLPDIHVGLLEELKLVATYYQRVILVFETISYAASERYAVASNNFNPLGTAVIHALGSLSRGKKAAWSMNDIIGELDIVFAYKGAGEIADSVSKVLREDEERLRENMGEEGYLQYKGREWIGHEPIVEHENTMVEMFGINTFGARYALAAYGGAERLAYEMTEDERMEQLGPIWGQITTARFNDILREMLDGSKDVDF
- a CDS encoding long-chain fatty acid transporter, putative, with amino-acid sequence MDSATAGLDAQFNRAVDIVQSLPKGGTIQTTYEDKLWLYSLYKQAIEGDVAVPRPGMLDLLGKAKWDAWNRQKGIDKPQAKRLYVSALVKILRKCADAKDVQRYLQILEHESGYEYPLHIPSCPASPASSASSYHSSQASPALLPQSSNSPIVPPHDISPLTPSLPPPDDAPNFIPPSSHHSRNPPSLSSMQEQRNEVLDAVGRTGRDGNMRDQRPSSAQNLTSESQIHAAMPLDRITGIEREAVSGKSGSVHSPRRQRRDSQASARLASPLPHPTVGSRDFLGTPETISSPFLGLNQPTPMYSRRPGSTSTFSNSQATNIPYTLQQIQTSLTALHERLSTLERTQALILRRDERRKSWFSWEGHESEELDNCENDQAKEMWGRTGVTTVTKVNAKKKSISMRVLWFLVKTLRRALMDVGIGMMVTLIVIMVLNGGWGRARWMILKYKERLRRFLTEQ